The Thaumasiovibrio subtropicus genome window below encodes:
- a CDS encoding PLP-dependent aminotransferase family protein has product MAVLHFHIDKTASAPLFEQLCHQIRHFAHQSLTQEVSRGAMAPFRLPSTRALSLQLGISRATVVQAYDQLTAEGYIESKQGSGCYLCPVSHSELNPPSSPLASSHAATPKPHAAQAKPLLVPGKADMSLFPHRQWAASVAHVCRYQPQQLTLCDDLFGQWDLRQEIANYVKYWRGIDATPEQILITAGSTAGIALCFRTLAKPKIQVGIESPCYAAIHRHAEDTHLHIDDLPIDNHGAQLPNANTRLAVITPSHQYPLGGAMHPQRRQAFIDWANHPDHWLIEDDYDSEFRYAGHPIPALASLDHHHKTLYLGSFSKLFSNQFRLGYLILPPTLITPFRQQLQSTSTSATVMPQQPLAHFLREGHLYRYLRRARRHYAERYRYLVQLLKERASRYGKPAIHHAGMSLVFHLNPDIPDKQVAERLSRHAVNPIPLSRFPSNDGEYNGLLLGFTHYSFDEIEKGIERLIAELS; this is encoded by the coding sequence ATGGCCGTTCTCCACTTTCACATTGACAAAACCGCTTCCGCGCCACTGTTTGAGCAGCTTTGCCATCAAATTCGCCATTTTGCGCATCAATCACTGACGCAAGAGGTGTCGCGTGGCGCAATGGCGCCTTTCCGCCTCCCCTCCACTCGAGCACTGTCCTTACAGCTCGGAATTTCTCGTGCGACCGTGGTTCAAGCCTATGACCAGCTCACCGCTGAGGGCTACATTGAGAGTAAGCAAGGTTCAGGCTGCTATCTCTGCCCGGTAAGTCACAGTGAACTCAATCCTCCCTCCTCCCCTCTCGCCTCATCACATGCTGCGACTCCAAAGCCTCATGCAGCGCAGGCGAAGCCACTGTTAGTACCGGGGAAAGCCGATATGTCGCTGTTTCCTCATCGACAATGGGCTGCTAGTGTTGCCCATGTTTGTCGCTATCAACCCCAACAGCTCACGCTTTGCGATGATCTCTTTGGTCAATGGGATTTACGGCAAGAAATTGCAAACTACGTAAAATATTGGCGAGGTATCGATGCAACGCCTGAGCAAATCCTCATCACAGCGGGTTCAACAGCGGGTATCGCGCTCTGTTTTCGAACGCTTGCTAAACCAAAGATACAAGTGGGTATTGAGTCGCCCTGCTACGCCGCGATTCACCGGCACGCAGAAGACACACACTTGCACATTGACGACCTCCCTATCGACAATCACGGCGCCCAACTGCCTAACGCAAATACCCGCCTTGCGGTCATTACGCCGTCGCACCAATACCCTTTAGGCGGCGCTATGCATCCACAGCGACGACAAGCTTTCATTGATTGGGCAAACCACCCAGACCATTGGTTGATTGAGGACGACTATGACAGCGAGTTTCGATACGCAGGCCACCCTATCCCAGCCCTTGCGAGCTTAGACCATCATCACAAAACCCTTTACCTTGGCAGCTTTAGTAAGCTGTTCTCAAATCAATTTCGCTTAGGGTACTTAATCTTACCGCCCACGCTCATTACCCCGTTTCGGCAACAGCTTCAGAGCACCTCTACTAGCGCTACTGTCATGCCTCAGCAACCATTGGCGCACTTTCTTCGTGAGGGGCATTTATATCGCTATCTCAGGCGCGCAAGACGCCATTATGCTGAGCGGTACCGATACCTTGTGCAGTTACTGAAAGAACGCGCATCTCGCTATGGTAAGCCCGCGATTCACCATGCTGGAATGAGCCTTGTTTTCCATCTCAACCCTGACATTCCAGACAAACAGGTCGCCGAAAGGCTATCCCGGCATGCGGTCAATCCGATTCCTTTGTCACGCTTTCCTTCAAATGATGGCGAATACAACGGGCTGCTGCTTGGCTTTACGCACTATTCATTTGACGAGATTGAAAAGGGGATAGAGCGACTTATAGCAGAATTAAGTTAA
- a CDS encoding GNAT family N-acetyltransferase: protein MSECVSNHLDQPIGIAMPRWQAVSVPNAMLLEGDYVRLERIDPAAHGDDLYAAYAIDTDLRMWTYLSVGPFNERVAFQQWLQEVAQMNDPYFFTVVDKRTGKALGVLSLLRIDTRHGVAEIGYVIFSPQLQRTRQSTEAYHLVLSYLFDELKYRRCEWKCDSLNHPSRNAAERLGFEHEGTFRQAIVYKGRNRDTAWHSLLDRDWPTHRLAQQRWLASANFDEGGQQIARLSELYASV, encoded by the coding sequence ATGAGCGAGTGTGTTTCCAACCATTTAGATCAACCAATTGGGATCGCCATGCCCCGTTGGCAAGCCGTTTCTGTGCCTAACGCGATGTTGTTAGAAGGTGACTATGTTCGACTTGAGCGGATTGATCCCGCTGCGCATGGTGATGACCTGTATGCCGCTTATGCGATCGATACCGATCTCAGGATGTGGACTTATCTTTCTGTCGGCCCATTTAATGAGCGTGTCGCGTTTCAGCAGTGGTTGCAAGAGGTGGCACAGATGAATGACCCTTACTTTTTCACTGTGGTAGATAAGCGAACGGGTAAAGCGTTGGGGGTATTATCGCTGCTGCGCATTGACACTCGCCATGGCGTGGCAGAAATTGGCTACGTGATTTTTTCCCCTCAGTTACAACGCACACGCCAAAGCACGGAAGCGTATCACTTAGTGTTGTCTTACCTGTTCGATGAGTTGAAATATCGCCGCTGCGAGTGGAAGTGTGACAGCTTGAATCACCCTTCACGCAATGCTGCTGAACGTCTAGGGTTTGAACATGAAGGGACTTTTCGCCAAGCGATTGTCTATAAAGGGCGCAATCGAGATACTGCGTGGCATTCGCTACTGGATCGCGACTGGCCAACGCATCGACTTGCGCAGCAGAGATGGTTAGCGTCGGCCAACTTTGATGAGGGTGGGCAGCAAATCGCCCGTTTGAGTGAACTTTATGCCTCAGTGTAG
- a CDS encoding sensor histidine kinase, producing the protein MSRLVTYSDDASAELAADSEHAASFYKQLFLLHEISIELSRAQSLDDLYRLAVTACLNHLEIDRMGILMIDKERDWMIGTWGTDEVGNVRSEADFAAPMLDDIQEVIREMSTKGKVCVWHDKELYEFSEEAGEISTVGYGWNAALAIWDDEEVIGWIACDNLLNHKPFQTYQSHTLRLFGSLLGEFIKRLHAEEAIKELNDELENRILARTFMLSSAQEELKKVNVQLEQKVLERTALLHEKTNRLQDTLDNLQHTQSQLIEAEKQSAMANLVMGMAHELNTPLGNIKTAASLQPDIFQDLQRALDSGQLSRSKLVESIHLGLESYQIIDLNIIKMADLVAEFKRLSVNENQRDWSEEVQVGIWLGQAVKVAFERFEGLYSAKVSIDVYPEDARASFNTWQMGQVVEDLVLNALEHGFDNQVEDRISIQATVTAVELKIKFEDNGRGVAEDIEGKMFDAFVTSTRDRGSKGLGLNLVFNLITQGMRGEIRHYCPPSGGCGFIVSLPLMVELPRAH; encoded by the coding sequence ATGAGCCGACTTGTTACTTACTCAGATGACGCCTCAGCGGAGCTCGCTGCGGATAGTGAGCATGCGGCAAGCTTCTATAAACAGCTCTTTTTGCTTCACGAGATCTCCATCGAACTCTCCAGAGCACAGTCGTTAGATGACTTATATCGCCTTGCCGTGACCGCCTGCCTCAATCACCTAGAAATTGACCGTATGGGCATTTTGATGATCGACAAAGAACGAGACTGGATGATAGGGACGTGGGGTACCGATGAAGTCGGTAACGTGCGTTCTGAAGCGGATTTTGCCGCCCCCATGCTGGATGATATTCAAGAAGTGATTCGTGAGATGTCCACGAAAGGCAAAGTGTGTGTTTGGCATGATAAAGAGTTGTATGAGTTCAGTGAAGAGGCGGGTGAAATCAGCACTGTAGGATACGGGTGGAATGCCGCACTGGCGATTTGGGATGACGAAGAGGTGATCGGCTGGATAGCGTGTGACAATTTACTCAATCATAAGCCGTTTCAGACCTATCAAAGTCACACATTACGGTTGTTTGGCTCTTTGCTGGGAGAGTTCATTAAGCGTCTGCATGCGGAAGAAGCGATCAAAGAGCTCAATGATGAACTCGAAAATCGCATTTTGGCGCGCACGTTTATGCTGTCGAGTGCGCAAGAAGAGCTAAAAAAAGTGAATGTGCAGTTAGAGCAGAAAGTGTTGGAGCGAACAGCGTTGTTGCACGAGAAAACGAATCGCCTGCAAGACACATTGGACAACTTGCAACATACGCAAAGCCAGTTAATTGAGGCGGAAAAGCAGAGTGCGATGGCAAACCTCGTTATGGGCATGGCGCATGAGCTAAATACACCGCTCGGCAACATAAAAACGGCAGCCAGTCTGCAGCCAGATATCTTCCAAGATTTGCAACGTGCGTTAGATTCAGGCCAGTTGTCACGATCTAAGCTGGTAGAGAGTATTCATCTTGGTCTGGAGTCTTATCAGATCATTGATCTCAATATCATTAAGATGGCTGACTTAGTGGCGGAGTTTAAGCGTCTCTCTGTGAATGAAAATCAGAGAGATTGGAGTGAAGAAGTCCAAGTTGGTATTTGGCTGGGACAAGCTGTCAAAGTGGCGTTTGAGCGCTTCGAGGGGCTGTATAGCGCCAAGGTTTCTATCGATGTTTACCCGGAAGATGCTCGGGCGAGTTTCAACACGTGGCAAATGGGACAAGTGGTCGAAGACTTGGTATTGAACGCGCTTGAACATGGCTTTGATAATCAGGTTGAAGACCGTATTTCCATTCAAGCGACCGTCACCGCCGTAGAGCTAAAAATTAAGTTTGAAGATAACGGTCGAGGCGTCGCTGAGGATATTGAAGGCAAGATGTTTGATGCCTTTGTCACCTCGACACGTGATCGCGGCTCTAAAGGATTAGGGCTTAACTTAGTGTTTAATCTGATTACACAAGGGATGCGAGGTGAAATCCGCCACTATTGTCCCCCCAGTGGCGGTTGTGGCTTCATTGTTTCCTTGCCGTTAATGGTTGAGTTGCCTCGCGCGCATTGA
- a CDS encoding MipA/OmpV family protein, protein MSRNESSYCNFLLISSTAFAKNSDIYKKESWGVGIGYRTTNVLYDTDEGHVGDVIPLLFYQGENVYLDGLSGGVYIYQGERFSSGLEAKARLFDLPKRYQNLIQATQLDFGGGITFHYTPEMDIKLSLLSDVDGRTYSALSTQYQINGGRWDAQPFAMIEAKSSRFNNAYYGLFHKDIGSGFQYTAGIKGRYQLYENLYAVGKSSVTLLDGKTYRNGAVNERVDWDAFLGVAFFNSPGQKTHSQLDNKAYIRMATGVATESSFMDILGFHNKTDPNRNKMSSLFYGHPIADSLFGMPIDFYLTTGYVHHHKSNVQSSFSEYVLAIKAYYTFKWPTRWRLGFAEGVSYSEKISYIEHKGVMNNGYYPSRFMNYLDLSVDVNVGDLIGNKTLRNLWLGYSVHHRSGIFTQSSAFGRIKGGSDYNTLYLQWDF, encoded by the coding sequence GTGAGCAGAAATGAAAGTTCTTATTGCAATTTTTTATTAATCTCTTCCACCGCTTTTGCAAAAAATAGTGATATATATAAAAAGGAAAGCTGGGGAGTTGGTATAGGGTATCGTACTACGAATGTTTTATATGACACCGATGAGGGCCATGTTGGCGATGTTATTCCACTTTTGTTTTATCAAGGTGAAAACGTCTATTTAGACGGACTCTCAGGTGGTGTCTATATTTACCAAGGTGAAAGATTCTCATCTGGATTAGAGGCCAAGGCTAGACTATTTGATTTACCTAAGCGTTATCAGAATCTTATACAAGCAACTCAGCTTGATTTTGGTGGGGGGATCACCTTTCACTACACGCCTGAAATGGATATTAAGTTAAGCTTGCTCTCTGATGTAGATGGTCGTACTTACTCAGCATTATCGACACAGTATCAAATAAATGGTGGTCGCTGGGATGCGCAGCCATTCGCAATGATTGAGGCCAAAAGTAGTCGATTTAATAATGCTTACTACGGGCTATTTCATAAAGATATAGGTTCTGGATTTCAATATACCGCGGGCATTAAAGGCAGATATCAGTTATATGAAAACTTATATGCGGTAGGAAAAAGCAGTGTAACACTATTGGATGGTAAAACGTATAGAAATGGTGCGGTAAATGAACGTGTTGATTGGGATGCGTTCTTAGGGGTAGCATTTTTTAATTCTCCTGGGCAGAAGACACACTCGCAGCTAGACAATAAAGCGTATATTCGCATGGCCACTGGTGTTGCAACAGAGTCTAGCTTTATGGATATCCTTGGTTTTCATAATAAGACTGACCCGAATAGAAACAAAATGAGTTCGCTTTTCTATGGTCACCCTATAGCGGATAGTTTATTCGGAATGCCTATCGATTTTTATTTAACCACAGGTTATGTGCATCATCATAAGTCAAATGTACAGAGTAGTTTCAGCGAATATGTATTGGCGATAAAAGCTTACTACACATTTAAATGGCCTACGCGATGGCGACTCGGTTTTGCCGAAGGTGTCTCTTATAGTGAAAAAATCAGTTATATAGAGCACAAGGGGGTTATGAATAATGGTTACTACCCAAGCAGATTCATGAACTATCTTGATCTTTCTGTTGATGTGAATGTTGGTGATCTAATTGGGAATAAAACCCTAAGAAATTTATGGCTTGGTTACAGTGTTCATCATCGCTCTGGTATTTTTACACAGTCTTCAGCGTTCGGAAGGATTAAAGGGGGGAGTGATTACAATACCTTATACTTGCAGTGGGACTTTTAA
- a CDS encoding TraR/DksA family transcriptional regulator, with product MSIRQGDYGYCLESGEPIGVRRLLARPTAEYCAEVKAQKETKEHQFKKPTRDA from the coding sequence TTGAGTATACGTCAGGGAGACTACGGCTATTGTTTGGAGTCTGGTGAGCCCATTGGTGTTCGTCGACTCTTGGCTAGACCGACAGCGGAATACTGTGCCGAAGTGAAAGCGCAAAAAGAAACCAAAGAGCATCAGTTCAAAAAGCCAACACGCGATGCCTAA